In Betaproteobacteria bacterium, the following proteins share a genomic window:
- a CDS encoding acyltransferase, with translation MSDRSPRLYCAGLTGLRAYAALWVMLFHFISIVGPTRLSVAVPGMSLDVTPLVTIGWVGVDLFFVLSGFLLTTHLLERWGVTGREALMGSYFRARVLRVFPAYWVQLAILFAVAVIARGGAPAWSGYLPLHVPMLQNLSEKASFAINPVYWTLPIEFAFYLCLPAIARYLAAGEAREARTAWVRLAVLVMGLIATTWAYRYVVFRAYEGSAVNTIAWATSQIPGTLDQFMIGSGTAAGYRLARSVRAPGIAGTRAWHSTALFAIGLCGVVAMMYFIDRIHGAYWSGHWALFVWHTITAAFIACIVLSIVISSPSTRLVFENRIALFLGTISYSIYLWHFPIAIWAAGFLEMSGMELWRFSLLVAPPVIVASACSYYGVERPFLKGAGAKAQRG, from the coding sequence ATGTCCGATAGGTCGCCGCGCCTGTACTGCGCGGGGTTGACCGGCTTGCGTGCATACGCCGCCTTGTGGGTGATGCTCTTTCACTTCATTTCCATCGTCGGCCCGACGCGGCTGTCCGTTGCGGTGCCGGGCATGTCCCTCGATGTCACGCCGCTCGTGACGATCGGTTGGGTCGGCGTCGATCTCTTCTTCGTGCTCTCCGGGTTCCTGCTCACGACGCATCTCCTGGAGCGCTGGGGCGTCACGGGGCGCGAGGCCCTGATGGGCAGCTATTTTCGTGCGCGCGTCCTGCGGGTCTTTCCCGCCTACTGGGTCCAGCTGGCGATCCTCTTTGCAGTGGCGGTCATCGCTCGCGGGGGGGCACCGGCGTGGTCGGGATACCTGCCTCTGCACGTCCCGATGCTCCAGAACCTTTCGGAAAAGGCGAGCTTCGCCATCAATCCGGTCTACTGGACCCTGCCGATCGAATTCGCCTTCTACCTCTGCCTGCCGGCGATTGCGAGGTACCTTGCGGCAGGGGAAGCGCGGGAGGCGAGAACGGCGTGGGTTCGGCTTGCGGTGCTGGTGATGGGACTCATCGCGACCACATGGGCCTACCGGTACGTGGTCTTTCGCGCCTATGAGGGCAGTGCCGTGAACACGATCGCCTGGGCGACGAGCCAGATACCGGGCACCCTGGACCAGTTCATGATCGGGTCGGGGACGGCCGCCGGATATCGCCTTGCCAGGTCCGTCCGCGCGCCCGGGATCGCGGGCACCCGTGCCTGGCACTCCACGGCGTTGTTCGCGATCGGGCTCTGCGGCGTGGTCGCGATGATGTACTTCATCGACCGGATCCATGGCGCGTACTGGTCCGGACATTGGGCGCTTTTCGTCTGGCACACGATCACGGCCGCATTCATCGCATGCATCGTGCTTTCGATCGTGATTTCCAGTCCGTCGACCCGGCTCGTCTTCGAGAACCGGATCGCACTGTTCCTGGGCACGATCAGCTATAGCATCTATCTGTGGCACTTCCCGATCGCCATCTGGGCAGCCGGCTTCCTGGAGATGTCGGGAATGGAACTGTGGAGATTTTCGCTGCTGGTGGCTCCCCCGGTCATCGTCGCCAGCGCATGTTCCTACTACGGGGTCGAGCGTCCGTTCCTGAAGGGCGCCGGAGCGAAGGCGCAGCGCGGTTGA
- the ntrC gene encoding nitrogen regulation protein NR(I), translating into MNPVWIIDDDRSIRWVFEKALTREGIDHRTFATAREALDLLDTQSPRVVVSDIRMPGLAGIEFMQAFKERLPTTPVIIMTAYSDLESAVAAFQGGAFEYLPKPFDVDHAVELIRRALEESRRRVEAPPADGDTPEILGQAFAMQEVFRAIGRLSQSHATVLITGESGTGKELVARALHRHSPRAGKAFIAINTAAIPKDLLESELFGHERGAFTGAQAMRRGRFEQAEGGTLFLDEIGDMPQDLQTRLLRVLSDGQFYRVGGHTPITASVRVIAATHQDLEARVKLGLFREDLFHRLNVIRLRLPSLRERREDIPVLARHFLAKSARELGVDGKRLTDAAVQFLATRDLPGNVRQLENLCHWVTVMAPGQVVDVADLPPEIRGEVSAAAAPDDGGWLGALEREVAARLARGETGIAPALTRDFETALITRALAHTGGRRIEAASLLGIGRNTLTRKVQDLKIDRAA; encoded by the coding sequence ATGAACCCCGTCTGGATCATCGACGACGACCGCTCGATCCGCTGGGTCTTCGAGAAGGCGCTCACCCGCGAAGGCATCGACCACCGCACCTTTGCCACCGCCCGTGAGGCGCTCGACCTCCTCGACACGCAGTCCCCCCGGGTCGTGGTGAGCGACATCCGCATGCCGGGGCTCGCGGGGATCGAGTTCATGCAGGCGTTCAAGGAGCGCCTGCCCACGACGCCGGTGATCATCATGACGGCGTATTCCGACCTGGAAAGCGCGGTGGCCGCCTTCCAGGGGGGCGCGTTCGAGTACCTGCCGAAGCCCTTCGATGTCGACCACGCGGTGGAGCTGATTCGCCGAGCCCTGGAGGAGAGTCGCCGGCGGGTCGAGGCGCCGCCGGCGGACGGCGATACGCCCGAGATCCTCGGACAGGCTTTCGCGATGCAGGAGGTCTTCCGCGCGATCGGCCGGCTGTCGCAGTCTCACGCCACCGTCCTGATCACCGGCGAGTCCGGCACGGGCAAGGAGCTGGTGGCGCGTGCGCTGCACCGCCACAGCCCCCGCGCCGGCAAGGCTTTCATCGCCATCAATACGGCCGCCATCCCCAAGGACTTGCTCGAGAGCGAGCTCTTCGGCCACGAGCGCGGAGCGTTCACCGGGGCACAGGCGATGCGCCGCGGCCGCTTCGAGCAGGCCGAGGGCGGAACGCTCTTCCTGGACGAGATCGGCGACATGCCGCAGGACCTGCAGACGAGGCTCCTGCGCGTCCTTTCGGACGGACAGTTCTACCGCGTGGGCGGCCATACGCCGATCACCGCAAGCGTGCGCGTCATTGCGGCCACCCACCAGGATCTCGAGGCGCGCGTGAAGCTGGGCCTGTTTCGCGAGGACCTGTTCCATCGCCTGAACGTGATCCGCCTGCGGCTTCCCAGCCTTCGCGAACGCCGCGAGGACATCCCGGTACTCGCCCGTCACTTCCTGGCGAAGAGCGCGCGCGAACTCGGCGTCGATGGCAAGCGCCTCACCGACGCCGCTGTCCAGTTCCTGGCGACGCGCGACCTGCCCGGCAACGTGCGCCAGCTCGAGAACCTCTGCCACTGGGTCACGGTCATGGCGCCGGGCCAGGTCGTCGACGTGGCGGATCTTCCTCCGGAGATACGCGGCGAGGTTTCCGCGGCCGCAGCCCCGGACGATGGCGGATGGCTCGGCGCGCTCGAGCGCGAAGTCGCGGCGCGCCTGGCGCGCGGCGAGACAGGCATCGCGCCGGCGCTGACGCGCGACTTCGAAACCGCCCTCATCACCCGCGCCCTCGCCCACACCGGCGGGCGGCGAATCGAGGCGGCCAGCCTGCTCGGCATCGGCCGGAACACGCTCACGCGCAAGGTACAGGACCTGAAAATCGACCGCGCCGCCTAG
- a CDS encoding PAS domain-containing protein, whose protein sequence is MLDEHLQVMYANPAAETLLAHGRKHLLGAAAAKVLPGNERFLELLAQAVADDTGFNENELSLELGGQAVTVQCVAVPVDEEGARLLIELHELDQQLRIAREAKLLEQQQANRELIRNLAHEIKNPLGGIRGAAQLLERELPEPDLKEFTQVIVKETDRLQSLMNRMLTPHRLPQIEMLNVHEVMERVKTLLTAENSGGLVIRRDYDPSLPDLPGDKESLIQAILNVARNAAQAMAGRGEIRFRTRITRQATIARTRYRHAVAIEIEDNGPGVPDELAGRIFFPLVSGRDGGTGLGLPLAQNYVHQHHGLIEFESSPGRTCFTILLPVRSVEQAGLVPQ, encoded by the coding sequence ATGCTCGACGAGCACCTCCAGGTGATGTACGCAAATCCCGCCGCCGAGACGCTACTTGCCCACGGCAGGAAGCACCTGCTGGGCGCGGCCGCGGCGAAGGTGTTGCCCGGCAACGAGCGGTTCCTGGAGCTCCTCGCGCAAGCCGTGGCGGACGATACGGGCTTCAACGAGAACGAGCTCAGCCTCGAGCTGGGCGGCCAGGCCGTGACGGTGCAATGCGTGGCCGTGCCCGTCGATGAGGAAGGCGCCAGGCTCCTCATCGAACTGCATGAGCTCGACCAGCAGCTGCGCATCGCACGGGAGGCCAAGCTCCTCGAGCAGCAGCAGGCCAACCGGGAGCTGATCCGCAACCTCGCGCACGAGATCAAGAACCCCCTGGGCGGCATTCGCGGCGCGGCGCAGCTCCTCGAACGCGAGCTTCCGGAACCCGACCTGAAGGAGTTCACGCAGGTGATCGTGAAGGAAACGGATCGCCTGCAGTCGCTCATGAACCGGATGCTCACGCCGCATCGCCTCCCCCAGATCGAGATGCTCAACGTGCACGAGGTGATGGAGCGCGTGAAGACGCTGCTGACGGCCGAAAATTCCGGCGGACTCGTGATCCGCCGCGACTATGACCCGAGCCTGCCGGACCTGCCGGGGGACAAGGAGAGCCTGATCCAGGCGATCCTCAACGTGGCCAGGAACGCCGCGCAGGCGATGGCCGGTCGAGGCGAGATCCGCTTCCGCACCAGGATCACGCGCCAGGCAACGATCGCCAGGACACGCTACCGCCACGCGGTGGCGATCGAAATCGAGGACAACGGCCCGGGGGTGCCGGACGAACTCGCAGGGAGGATCTTCTTCCCGCTGGTGAGCGGCCGGGACGGCGGCACCGGGCTCGGGCTCCCGCTCGCGCAGAACTATGTTCACCAGCACCATGGACTCATCGAGTTCGAGAGCTCCCCGGGGCGGACGTGCTTCACGATCCTCCTGCCCGTTCGCAGCGTGGAGCAAGCCGGGCTCGTGCCCCAATGA
- a CDS encoding DUF4124 domain-containing protein, with amino-acid sequence MKALWIGVAVSLASPLAFAQTTIYKHVDESGRVTYSNRPMKGATVLDLEPLSTIQGIAPQAGKAPDKQTVKPSVAVVTPRQLPVTVASIDRNTQKGRDDVRRRILEDELVQEEKTLGEARKALLQEQQNPTLIAAVRIAQQTQEPTPAQQAEIRANIDRASGRIRGLQATVAEHEKNIEALKKELGALKP; translated from the coding sequence ATGAAAGCGCTCTGGATCGGTGTTGCAGTAAGCCTTGCCTCGCCGTTGGCGTTCGCGCAGACGACGATCTACAAGCACGTCGACGAGAGCGGGCGCGTGACCTATTCGAATCGCCCGATGAAGGGCGCGACCGTGCTGGACCTCGAACCACTGAGCACGATCCAGGGAATCGCGCCCCAGGCGGGCAAGGCACCCGACAAGCAGACCGTCAAACCCTCCGTCGCCGTGGTGACCCCGCGGCAGCTTCCGGTGACCGTCGCCTCGATCGATCGGAATACCCAGAAGGGACGCGACGACGTTCGCCGCAGGATTCTCGAGGACGAGCTCGTCCAGGAGGAGAAGACCCTCGGGGAAGCGCGAAAGGCCCTCCTTCAGGAACAGCAGAATCCGACGCTCATTGCCGCAGTGCGCATCGCGCAACAGACTCAAGAGCCGACTCCCGCGCAGCAGGCGGAAATACGCGCGAACATCGATCGCGCGTCCGGACGCATCCGGGGGTTGCAGGCCACCGTCGCCGAGCACGAGAAGAATATCGAGGCGCTCAAGAAAGAGCTCGGCGCGCTCAAGCCCTAG
- the glnA gene encoding type I glutamate--ammonia ligase, whose translation MAAADVFKMIKENEVKFVDLRFTDTKGKEQHVTVPVKMFDQDKFISGHAFDGSSIAGWKGIEASDMLLMPDPGSARMDPFMDESTLVLSCDVHEPSTGKGYDRDPRSLAHRAEAYLKSTGIGDVAYFGPEPEFFIFDAVEWKVDMSGSYCKIFSEEAPWSTDEKFEGGNLGHRPCVKGGYFPVPPVDALQDIRSAMCLALEEQGVEVEVHHHEVAGPGQCEIGTKFESLVKRADWSQILKYTVWNVARSYGKTATFMPKPVVGDNGSGMHVHQSIWKGGQNLFAGDGYAGLSDFALYYIGGIIKHARALNAITNPGTNSYKRLVPGFEAPVKLAYSSRNRSASIRIPFVTSPKGRRIEVRFPDPTANPYLAFAAMLMAGLDGVQNKIHPGDPADKNLYDLPPEEDAKIPTVCSSLDQALDYLDKDREFLTRGGVFSNDLIDAYIALKQEEVTRFRMTTHPVEYDMYYSA comes from the coding sequence ATGGCAGCGGCCGATGTCTTCAAGATGATCAAGGAAAACGAGGTCAAGTTCGTGGACCTGCGTTTCACCGACACGAAGGGCAAGGAACAGCACGTCACCGTGCCGGTCAAGATGTTCGACCAGGACAAATTCATTTCCGGCCACGCGTTCGACGGTTCGTCGATCGCGGGCTGGAAGGGCATCGAGGCCTCGGACATGCTGCTCATGCCGGACCCGGGTTCCGCGCGCATGGACCCGTTCATGGACGAATCGACACTCGTCCTGTCCTGCGACGTGCACGAGCCGTCCACCGGCAAGGGATATGACCGCGATCCGCGATCGCTCGCGCACCGCGCCGAGGCCTACCTCAAGTCCACCGGCATCGGAGACGTCGCTTATTTCGGTCCGGAGCCCGAGTTCTTCATCTTCGACGCGGTCGAGTGGAAGGTGGACATGTCGGGCTCCTACTGCAAGATCTTCTCGGAGGAGGCTCCCTGGTCCACCGACGAGAAATTCGAGGGAGGCAACCTGGGCCACCGCCCCTGCGTGAAGGGCGGTTACTTCCCGGTGCCCCCGGTCGACGCACTGCAGGACATCCGCTCGGCGATGTGCCTCGCGCTCGAGGAGCAGGGCGTGGAAGTGGAAGTGCACCACCACGAGGTCGCCGGCCCCGGCCAGTGCGAGATCGGCACGAAATTCGAGTCGCTGGTGAAGCGCGCCGACTGGTCGCAGATCCTCAAGTACACCGTGTGGAACGTCGCGCGCTCGTATGGCAAGACCGCGACCTTCATGCCCAAGCCCGTCGTGGGCGACAACGGCTCCGGCATGCATGTGCACCAGTCGATCTGGAAGGGCGGCCAGAACCTTTTCGCCGGCGACGGCTACGCGGGCCTGTCCGACTTCGCGCTCTACTACATTGGCGGCATCATCAAGCATGCTCGCGCCCTCAACGCCATCACGAACCCCGGCACGAACTCCTACAAACGCCTGGTTCCCGGCTTCGAGGCGCCCGTTAAACTTGCCTATTCGTCGCGCAACCGCTCGGCTTCGATCCGCATCCCGTTCGTGACCAGCCCGAAGGGCCGCCGCATCGAGGTGCGCTTCCCGGACCCGACCGCCAATCCCTACCTCGCGTTTGCCGCGATGCTGATGGCGGGCCTCGACGGGGTGCAGAACAAGATCCACCCCGGCGACCCGGCCGACAAGAACCTCTACGACCTTCCGCCGGAAGAGGACGCGAAGATCCCGACCGTGTGCTCCTCGCTCGACCAGGCGCTCGACTACCTCGACAAGGACCGCGAGTTCCTCACGCGCGGCGGCGTCTTTTCCAACGACCTCATCGACGCATACATCGCGCTCAAGCAGGAGGAGGTCACTCGCTTCCGCATGACCACGCATCCGGTCGAATACGACATGTACTACTCGGCCTGA
- the aroE gene encoding shikimate dehydrogenase, which yields MDRYVVIGNPVAHSLSPEIHARFARETGAVMTYERLLVEPGDFPRAAREFFASGGRGANVTLPFKVDAFAFAGERTARAEAAGAVNTLARRDATVLGDNTDGAGLARDLVVNLGLALAGMRILVLGAGGAARGIMAPLLALSPVVLVVANRTKERAREIADRFRHSGPVEGVGLEAIGGGYDLVVNATSTSTRGETLALPDGLFAPGAMAYDLAYGGAARPFLESARRAGARTSDGLGMLVEQAAESFHLWRGRSPDTAGVIASLRAA from the coding sequence ATGGACCGTTACGTCGTCATCGGAAATCCCGTCGCGCACTCCCTCTCGCCGGAGATCCACGCGCGTTTTGCCCGCGAAACGGGCGCGGTCATGACGTATGAAAGGCTTCTTGTCGAACCGGGGGATTTTCCGCGCGCAGCCCGCGAATTCTTTGCTTCCGGCGGACGAGGCGCCAACGTGACGCTTCCGTTCAAGGTCGATGCATTCGCTTTTGCCGGAGAGCGCACGGCACGGGCGGAGGCGGCGGGCGCGGTGAACACGCTGGCGCGTCGCGATGCGACGGTCCTCGGGGACAATACCGACGGAGCAGGGCTCGCCCGCGACCTGGTCGTGAACCTGGGCCTCGCGCTGGCGGGGATGCGCATTCTCGTGCTCGGTGCCGGCGGTGCGGCGCGCGGGATCATGGCGCCGCTGCTCGCGTTGTCTCCCGTTGTGCTCGTGGTGGCGAACCGGACGAAAGAACGGGCGCGCGAGATCGCCGACCGGTTCAGGCATTCGGGTCCCGTGGAGGGTGTCGGACTCGAGGCGATCGGCGGTGGATATGACCTCGTGGTGAACGCCACCTCCACATCGACGCGCGGTGAAACCCTGGCGCTGCCCGACGGCCTTTTCGCGCCCGGCGCGATGGCCTACGACCTGGCCTATGGGGGCGCGGCCCGGCCGTTCCTCGAAAGCGCGCGCCGCGCAGGGGCAAGGACAAGTGACGGCCTGGGCATGCTCGTGGAGCAGGCGGCGGAATCATTCCACTTGTGGCGGGGACGCAGCCCGGACACGGCGGGCGTCATCGCTTCGCTGCGGGCCGCGTGA
- the mtgA gene encoding monofunctional biosynthetic peptidoglycan transglycosylase, producing the protein MSRFARFAGWGALALAVVFVAYELSILARLAWWRGHDPTSTAFMEEQRGRLRDKRPAAKLRHQWIAYSRISAHLKRAVVAAEDAKFADHEGFDWEAMQKAWEKNQQRGKVVAGGSTISQQLSKNLFLSGSRTPWRKAQEAMITVMMENVMDKRRILEIYLNVIEWGDGVFGAEAAARHYFGVGAGALTPAQAARLAAMVPNPRFYDRNRTAPWLEKKTQIIMARMDSADVP; encoded by the coding sequence GTGAGCCGCTTCGCGCGTTTCGCTGGCTGGGGGGCGCTCGCGCTCGCCGTGGTGTTCGTCGCCTACGAGCTTTCCATACTCGCGCGGCTGGCGTGGTGGCGCGGCCATGACCCGACGTCGACGGCATTCATGGAGGAGCAGCGCGGTCGGCTTCGCGACAAGCGTCCCGCGGCGAAGCTGCGACACCAATGGATTGCCTACTCGCGCATCTCGGCTCACCTCAAGCGGGCGGTCGTCGCCGCAGAGGACGCGAAATTCGCCGACCACGAGGGCTTCGACTGGGAGGCGATGCAGAAAGCCTGGGAAAAGAACCAGCAGCGCGGGAAGGTGGTCGCGGGCGGCTCCACGATTTCGCAGCAGCTTTCCAAGAACCTCTTCCTTTCGGGCAGCAGGACGCCGTGGCGAAAGGCCCAGGAGGCGATGATCACCGTCATGATGGAAAACGTCATGGACAAGCGCCGCATCCTGGAGATCTATCTCAACGTGATCGAGTGGGGCGACGGCGTCTTCGGCGCGGAGGCCGCAGCGCGCCATTACTTCGGCGTGGGCGCGGGTGCGCTCACGCCCGCCCAGGCTGCGCGACTGGCCGCGATGGTCCCCAATCCGCGATTCTATGACCGCAACCGAACCGCGCCGTGGCTCGAAAAGAAGACGCAGATCATCATGGCGCGAATGGACTCCGCGGACGTCCCCTGA
- the mgtE gene encoding magnesium transporter yields the protein MPLSADNLRSATPQEHLNAVSKLLAKQRLVDALAHRQGEQEGSKPGPALSPAHRQNLVDLQKKLDGLHPADMAFILEGLPLEERIVVWRLVRSDRDGEILLEVSDAVRDTLLADMDSAEIVAAAQNLDADEIADLAPDLPHDVVQDIIESQDVHERAQLQSALSYPEGSVGALMDFEVVSIREDVTCEVALRYLRRYEELPGQTDALFVVDRNDHLRGILPLKRLLVSDPEIRVATLLDPEIVSFSPDSEAEEAAKAFERYDLVSAPVVSADGRVVARLTVDAVLAFVRERQETQEFAKVGLREEEDLFSSVWSSAKNRGPWLALNLCTAFVVSRVVGAFEDSIGRLAALAALMPIVAGIGGNSGNQTLTLLVRALALRQVSAANARRLLVKELSISVLNGAFWGGVLGIVAWLLYRNVALGGVMALAMMLNLIVGALAGLFIPLVMDRFGRDPAIGSSVFLTFVTDSMGFFIFLGLATIFLF from the coding sequence ATGCCCCTGTCCGCCGACAATCTGCGCTCCGCCACGCCGCAGGAACACCTCAACGCGGTGTCGAAGCTGCTCGCCAAGCAGCGGCTGGTGGACGCGCTCGCCCACCGCCAGGGCGAGCAGGAGGGCAGCAAACCCGGGCCGGCCTTGTCCCCGGCCCATCGGCAGAACCTCGTCGATCTGCAGAAGAAGCTCGATGGCCTGCATCCGGCCGACATGGCATTCATCCTCGAGGGCCTGCCCCTGGAGGAGCGCATCGTGGTGTGGAGGCTGGTGCGCAGCGACCGGGATGGCGAGATCCTGCTCGAGGTTTCCGACGCCGTCCGCGACACGCTTCTCGCGGACATGGACTCGGCCGAGATCGTCGCCGCCGCCCAGAATCTCGACGCCGACGAGATTGCCGACCTCGCGCCCGACCTGCCTCACGATGTGGTGCAGGACATCATCGAGTCACAGGATGTCCACGAGCGCGCGCAGCTGCAATCAGCGCTGTCCTATCCCGAGGGGAGCGTCGGCGCGCTCATGGACTTCGAGGTGGTGAGCATCCGGGAGGACGTGACCTGCGAGGTCGCGCTTCGCTACCTGCGGCGTTACGAGGAGCTCCCCGGGCAGACCGATGCGCTGTTCGTGGTCGACCGGAATGACCACCTGCGCGGCATCCTTCCCCTCAAGCGGCTGCTGGTGAGCGACCCGGAGATCCGCGTCGCCACCCTCCTCGATCCGGAGATCGTGTCGTTCTCCCCCGACAGCGAAGCCGAGGAAGCCGCGAAGGCCTTCGAACGCTATGACCTTGTGAGCGCCCCCGTGGTTTCGGCCGACGGCCGCGTGGTCGCGCGACTCACGGTCGACGCAGTGCTTGCCTTCGTTCGAGAGCGCCAGGAGACCCAGGAGTTCGCGAAGGTGGGCCTGCGGGAGGAAGAAGACCTCTTCTCGTCCGTCTGGTCCTCGGCGAAGAACCGCGGCCCCTGGCTCGCCCTCAACCTCTGCACCGCGTTCGTCGTTTCCCGCGTGGTGGGCGCTTTCGAAGACTCGATCGGGCGACTTGCCGCGCTGGCTGCCCTGATGCCGATCGTGGCCGGAATCGGGGGCAACTCCGGCAACCAGACCTTGACCCTCCTGGTACGTGCGCTCGCCCTGCGCCAGGTGAGCGCGGCCAACGCCCGGCGGCTACTCGTCAAGGAGCTGAGCATCAGCGTGCTCAACGGGGCTTTCTGGGGTGGGGTGCTCGGCATCGTGGCCTGGCTCCTCTACCGGAACGTGGCCCTGGGCGGCGTCATGGCGCTCGCGATGATGCTCAACCTCATCGTGGGCGCGCTCGCCGGGCTCTTCATCCCGCTCGTGATGGACCGCTTCGGGCGCGACCCGGCCATCGGCTCGAGCGTGTTCCTCACCTTCGTGACGGACAGCATGGGGTTCTTCATCTTCCTCGGGCTCGCCACGATCTTCCTGTTCTAG
- the thpR gene encoding RNA 2',3'-cyclic phosphodiesterase codes for MARLFFALWPAKPARAALAAWAATQASACGGRPVPEGNLHLTLVFLGEVDASRIEALRQLAQDVAGSAFTLTLDRIGEFRRTGVVWAGCRRAPAGLLGLQAALERAIREAGFSPDDRPFAPHLTLVRRTRDPVNPQDIEPVSWCPKAFALVEAARGKGTYRTLAEWPLGEEKT; via the coding sequence ATGGCACGGCTCTTCTTTGCCCTGTGGCCCGCCAAGCCGGCGCGCGCGGCGCTCGCCGCATGGGCTGCGACGCAGGCGAGTGCCTGCGGCGGCCGGCCGGTTCCGGAGGGGAACCTGCACCTCACGCTGGTTTTCCTCGGGGAGGTCGATGCTTCGCGAATCGAGGCGTTGAGGCAACTGGCGCAGGATGTGGCAGGCAGCGCCTTCACACTCACGCTCGATCGCATCGGAGAGTTCCGGCGCACCGGGGTCGTCTGGGCCGGATGCCGTCGTGCTCCCGCTGGGTTGCTGGGTCTCCAGGCAGCCCTCGAGCGTGCAATCCGGGAGGCCGGGTTCTCGCCGGACGACCGCCCGTTCGCCCCGCACCTGACCCTGGTCCGTCGAACGCGCGATCCGGTGAATCCGCAGGATATCGAGCCGGTGTCGTGGTGCCCGAAGGCGTTTGCGCTCGTGGAGGCGGCGCGAGGGAAAGGCACCTACCGAACCCTCGCCGAATGGCCACTGGGAGAGGAGAAAACATGA
- the lysA gene encoding diaminopimelate decarboxylase, whose translation MEGVRLADVANRFGTPCYVYSRAAIESAWRAFDDALAGTDHLVCYAVKANSNLAVLDVLARLGSGFDIVSGGELARVLAIGGRADRIIFSGVGKTEEEIRAGLAAGIRCFNAESERELERLDAIAGSMGRRAPVSLRVNPDVDARTHPYISTGLKGSKFGIAHDRALAAYDLASRLPHLDVIGIDCHIGSQILDMAPLEEALERVLELAAAVVARGIPLRHVDLGGGLGIRYREGEESLDIGRWCAAVAARLAGSGYSLVLEPGRAIVGNAGVLLTRVEYLKLDTGKRFAIVDASMSELIRPALYEAWHEIAPLAALDRPAALYDVVGPVCESSDVLGVDRELAIAPGDGLAILSAGAYGMVMSSNYNSRPRPCEVMVDGSRAVQVRPRETIASLYAGESPID comes from the coding sequence ATGGAGGGAGTTCGCCTCGCCGACGTGGCGAATCGCTTCGGCACGCCCTGCTATGTGTATTCCCGGGCGGCGATCGAGTCCGCGTGGCGGGCCTTCGACGACGCCCTCGCGGGAACGGACCACCTCGTGTGCTACGCGGTCAAGGCGAACTCCAACCTCGCCGTGCTGGACGTCCTCGCCCGCCTGGGGTCGGGCTTCGACATCGTGTCCGGAGGCGAGCTGGCGCGCGTGCTCGCCATCGGCGGAAGGGCCGATCGCATCATCTTCTCCGGCGTGGGCAAGACCGAGGAGGAGATCCGCGCGGGGCTTGCAGCCGGGATCCGATGCTTCAACGCGGAAAGCGAGCGGGAGCTGGAGCGGCTGGACGCGATCGCGGGTTCCATGGGACGCCGGGCGCCCGTGTCGCTGCGCGTGAATCCCGACGTGGATGCGCGCACGCATCCCTATATCTCCACCGGACTCAAGGGAAGCAAGTTCGGCATCGCGCACGACCGGGCGCTCGCCGCCTACGACCTTGCGTCGCGACTGCCGCACCTGGACGTGATCGGCATCGACTGCCACATCGGATCGCAGATCCTCGACATGGCGCCGCTCGAGGAAGCCCTCGAGCGCGTTCTCGAACTGGCCGCCGCCGTCGTCGCCCGCGGCATCCCCCTGCGCCATGTCGACCTCGGCGGCGGCCTGGGCATCCGCTACCGCGAAGGCGAGGAATCGCTCGACATCGGGCGGTGGTGCGCCGCGGTGGCCGCGCGCCTTGCGGGAAGCGGGTATTCCCTCGTGCTCGAGCCCGGGCGCGCCATCGTCGGCAACGCCGGCGTCCTCCTCACCCGCGTCGAGTACCTGAAGCTCGACACCGGCAAGCGCTTCGCCATCGTGGACGCCTCGATGAGCGAACTCATCCGCCCCGCGCTCTACGAGGCGTGGCACGAGATCGCGCCCCTCGCTGCGCTCGACCGGCCAGCGGCGCTGTACGACGTCGTGGGGCCCGTCTGCGAATCCTCGGACGTGCTCGGCGTCGATCGCGAGCTTGCCATCGCGCCCGGCGACGGCCTGGCCATCCTGTCGGCGGGCGCCTACGGCATGGTGATGAGCTCGAACTACAACTCGCGTCCGCGCCCCTGCGAAGTCATGGTCGACGGCAGCCGGGCCGTGCAGGTGCGCCCGCGTGAGACGATCGCCTCCCTCTACGCCGGCGAGTCCCCCATCGACTGA
- a CDS encoding lipoprotein codes for MIRALAWIALAIAVGACGQRGPLKLPEPPAPAAPAAP; via the coding sequence ATGATACGCGCACTCGCCTGGATCGCTCTCGCGATCGCCGTCGGCGCCTGCGGCCAGAGAGGCCCGCTCAAGCTCCCCGAGCCGCCGGCGCCGGCCGCCCCCGCCGCCCCGTGA